In Ananas comosus cultivar F153 linkage group 10, ASM154086v1, whole genome shotgun sequence, the sequence TCGGCGATCGGAAATTATCTAACGTGATTACACAGTTCGAAAGCTTACTAGACGTGTAATTCCCCGTAAACTAACCTAAATTAACATTTATGTCACATCTATCTATACGTACGCTAACCTTTATATCATCACGTTTATGTACAGAACAAACTAATAATCATCTTTtgtgattttaatatttattaaataagtcaGAATACGTCAGCTCttcacataaaatattaaaaaatagtgaaatataTACCTCACCATTCTAATGGAGGATtcgatctaaaaaaaaaatttccaataaTCCCTCCAttcgaataaaaataaatttcaatgaGATAGATTGACAACATTAACCTTGATAACTAATTAAACCCGCATCAAAGCTGATAACATCAACTCAGTGTACGTCAAGATTGACGTTGTCAACTTAAGTTTACAGAGTTCGGTTTGTGACCTAAACTTAAACGTAAATCATATGTTAACGTCACATCAACGTTGATACACGTTACTTTGTTGGAGATTGTGTAATAATAACAACCTCAACACACAGATAAAGTTGAATTATCGGAAGGTTTCAAAAACGATCAAGGGTGGTTCTACCTGTTTAATGTTTTAGAACTTCTTGCATGAAACTGTCTCCTAGAAAGCCGAGGCTACCTCCTAGAAAGCTGAGGCTATCTCTTAGAAAGCTGAAATTATCTCTTAGAAAACCAACATTATGATTAACTGCACACGGATTTATTTTTATCAGCTTATAAGACTATGGTTAGCTACATCAGTTTACTCATGACATCGTTCATGAAATCAGCGTCTATTACATCCCGTCCCCTAATAACGTCTTTCTTATcgtcttcctttttttttttcattttcccaATTCTCCCTATTCACTATGTTCGACCTATATATGGTGTCCCGTGATTCTTTTTgtgtgttttattttaaaagtaattcatttttttcagcaatttttttgatataaatataatttttttagagttatGATCAGGATTAGTTTAGGATTCTAAAATCTCTACAAAAATACCGTTTAAGTGTATTTTTTTGGTATCCAACACGTAAAAACCTTGTTATCCTGTAAAAAACTTTATATGTATAATCCTGCTATATAATTCATTTGACTGATTTTATAAGAATAAGGAAAGAGATAAAACAGAGAGAACaaccaaaaagaagaaggagaagaagaaggagtaaGACgttgaaaagagagagagaggagaatgaaagagagtaaagaggaagagaaggaggTGGAGATATAGTCGGAGCACGAGGAGAGAGGATAGAGCGGGTATGAAGACGGAGGTATTCGCCGCCGTTACGCCCGAGCCTATACCGTGTCTCGTTCCTCCATTCCGCTGCCGTTTTTTGCACCAGCCTCTTCCGCTGTCACTACTCCGACGGTTTCCTAAACTCTTGCTGTTTTTTCCCCTTTCGGCACCCCGTCCTGTCAATCCCGGCATCTATATCGCTGTCTGCCTCTCCGTCACCCGCGATATCTCCTTTTCTTGCGTTGAtcaccttctttttcttttttttcctcggtctttttctttttatatataagaagaagaagagctttcTGGTGGTATGCGGTGTCATTGATGTTCCTTCctgttctttttctcttctttcttctttttcttcaccttGACGGattctttttcaatataatgCCCTCTGATTTACCTGATAAATTCTGTTCGACGTGGCAAATGTTGATCAACTCTGATTTTACGtgattgtttttattttgaatgcTACCATCTGTGAGTCAACGTGACAAACTCTTCAACATTGAATCAGAGTTTAACAAAATTTGCCAcgttgaattcaaaatttgttacGTTGAATCAAAGTTTGTTATGTTGAAGATAAAATATACTACGTTGAATCAGAGTTTATCAAAATTTACGACGTTAAATCGGAATTTGTCACGTTCAAACAGAGTTTGTCATGTTGAAGAAAGAATAGATCAAGAACCGGAAAGGAAATCTCCGGTGCCGTGCACACTGGAAGGAtccttttctttatatataaaataaaataaaataaataagaaaaagaaaaaaattaaggtGGGAGCGTAAGAAAAGGCGATAGTGCGGAGAAAGGAGCGGAAAAAGATGTCGTCGGAAGGGACAGTACTTCGCGAGAGGGAAGGCAGGAGGAGTTTAGGACGCTGTAGGAGCAACAACAGCGGTAAGTGTTGGTGCAAGAGGTGGTTTCGGAATGGAAGGACTAGATATGATATAGACTCGGGTGTAGCTACGTCAGTGACAACCTCAGCCGCCTCCACACCCGCTCTATCCTCTCTCCTCGTGCCGCAGTCGCAGCCCCACCACTTCCTCCTTCTCTCATCCCTCTCCTTCACCctcctcttttttgttttctctcgcTCTTCCCCACCACTTCCTCCTTCTCTCATCCCTCTCCTTTACCCTCCTCTTTTTCGTTTTCTCTCGCTCTTCCTTCTCtgctcctctttctttttttttttcttactgtctatcttttctctctttctcattatttctataaaacCAGTCAAATGGTTTTAAGTCTAAGAttagatattttagattttatcaccatataaactttttttgcattttagccACCTAAAAAAAACGTTTGTCCGGAAAAAGATAAAGCTTTGATAGATTAAGCTTAAATTTAATGAAGTCTTATTAAACTATACAAGTAACTATAGCATTTGTTTAAGGTATTTGCCTAAATTCTCTTAGTCAACCCGCAAGAAAAAACTGTCCTCCTTTTTGCCCTCTAGCTAGAAGCATATAAACGGTTCTTATAATACTTACCTTCCTCCCTTCTTTTTCCAATCGCCTACTGAACTGGTGCTCCAACCTACACAAAGTAGCTCGTCATTCGTCGTCTAGAAAGGGAACAAAAATTATCTTTCAACCACGGAAGAACAAAACGTTTAAGACCAGCTCCACCAAAACGAGACGGGTACACATTTTTATGTAGgttcatttcttttatacatgaaAGTAGCCAAGATACATAGCATTATATTCGACAAACTACACTAGACAAACCACGCTAGATATTTTGACGTTGTAGACTCTCTAGTCGTCTGTTGTCATCCGTGAAGAAAAGAACCGTCAATCATCACCCTTTTAGCTAACAACATATAATCAGAAACCTCTCACTTTCCCTGTGGTAGTTTAAGTACTCTTCGTTCAAAACCGCCACGATGACTTGATTGAAACAGTTACTTCCGGTATAAACATATTGTAGAGCTCGGTCCGTCCCCACCATGATATCTCAAACAGTGAAAGTTACTGACTCGTAAGGTAGCTATATAGAACTAAATTATCATAAACTTGAAAAATCCATAAACATGCTGAAAAATTCATAGTAGATGTGATGAATCACAGGCCTGCCGGTCGTTTTCCTTGATAAATTTGACGAATATATCTACATAATTTTGTTATTAGGTTTAGCCAGTCAAAAACCTACCTTCTAAGCAAAAGAGGGACCGTTTGATTCACGTTCTATAACGTTGAGGCTAAACTCAAAATGTTCAAAATAAGGAATTATAaactatatagataaaaattgaaactggtaaaaagaaaaactattcAACAACTGAATTTTCACTACGAGTTTTTTAGTGTTTTAAACCCAAGATTTTATGAGATAACAGATTTAGTACAAATTGCCACTTATAGCAGTTTAATTTGCGcgatgtattttaattttttgctcaGAGATCGATCAGAACTACTGAGACGCCATGATTAATTATAGTTCATGTCAAGTTGATATTATAGATTATAATAAAAAACTCTattgttataaattttaatattagagATGTACTTACTGTTGCTTAAACTCAGTAAAGACGTACATTTAACGATAAAATCTAAATACTCAACATTAGTTGACCTTGTGTTTCGTTTCAATTCGATGAGGTTTCGAAACAAGTCGGATTACCACGTCTACCCGACACGATTTGCTTCATGAGACTTGGTCCTGCCCCTGAAAAGATTTGCGTCAATGCCCCTTAGACACGAGAGAGTTGACGGAGATTTACATTACCAGGCAAACAAAGTTGCATTTTAgcactttttataaaaaagtacttttttttttaaagctatttttttttcaaaatgtaTAACATCACAAACcagacatctttttttttttttttaaagtagtGGTAAACAAaccaacttttcttttttttaagtgtaAACAAGCCAAACcacttttttttacttacttttttttaaaatacgtTAAACTCAAAAGCAATGCACCTTTTGTATTATTAGACAACATTAATCAAGGTTAATGAACCACTATAGTATGATTCAAAGCTTGGATTTGTTTTCTATTATTACCTGTTATGTTTCGCAATTGATCGAGATCTCTAATGGGTCTCCTATTCTAATGGATCTCCTACACTTACGATACTATGCATTCCACAATGAACAATGATGACATTTGTTTCGACAAAAAGGAACTTCAAATAGGAAACCTAGAATGTGTTCCAAGAAGtacaccccaaaaaaaaatcagaataaaaaaatcaagCATGATATATAGGTACTCGTCTCCAAATTTAGCAGCTCCAAATGCTGTTAATATTGATATTTTGTGAGACAACCATATTAATATAGAACCTGGATGCGCCTCTGCTGGGTACAATTATAAGGTACAGTCCACATAGAAAGAACTACCACTACATGATGTTGCTTTAGAATTATTATCCCAAATTGGAAGATCTGCTGCACGTTGGCATCATATCCTGTGACCTTTCTTGATAAAACTTTAGGTAGAGGTCATTCCAAACAACCCATCTGTTATCTAACGTGGATGGAttgctcaactatatatatatatagagtccagctactatactatcgatagtaccaagtccttgatactattgagttttctaccgttagatctaccctttgatcatttccacccgttagattatactattaaactaaccatccactcaaccctaggggaccactattaatttaaccggggaccactatcatcctaaccgcacatcttttcatccaacgaccgaaaactcaatagtactgaaggcttggtactattgatagtatagtagcataattccatatatatatatatatatatatatatatatatatatatatatatatatatatatatatatatatatatagagagagagagagagagagagagagagagagagagagagagagagagagtggagttAGAATACTGTTAGAAGCACCAAgcctttggtgcttctaagtttttagcccttagatctactccttgattactaatagccattggatcaaacactattccacctaccaccacctaccgtcacctaccaccatcatcccaatcCTATATCTCTCcattcaaaggttaaaaactcaaaagcaccactatCATGGTGCTTTtaggagtattctagctcaactatatatatatatatatatatatatatatatatatatagaggtgagctagaatgctatcgatagcaaaccggtacttttgccacccatttgttttcgatgatagagcctccaaattgacgatcggcaccgttgagcatgatctataccacttgaaatatttggaaattaaatttcaaatcttttcgatatcatttgcctaatgatcaaagggtttcaaaatttgtaattttaatggtcgatataagacgttttctcatttaacggcgtaaagatatccaaatcatttgaatttttgttagaaaattttttaaactatttaaaacaagatctatactcttgatcttgattacaagactcctattatcatttttttaagaatatttattttcagctgttcatttttatgtccactcgatggataagaaaataatatcgaaaatgaatgaaatttgatttctaaatacttcaaatggtatagatcatgttcaacggtgccgatcgtcgatttggaggcttcatcatcgaaaacaaatgggtgacaaacGTGCCGATTTGCTATCGAtaacattctagctcaactctctctctctctctctctctctctctctctctctctctctctctctctctctatatatatatatatatatatatatatagagtccggctatggtgcttgtgaAAGCACTAAGCACatggtgcttgtgaattttttaccgttagatctacgattttgatcttttgcatccgttagattatactattcaaccaactacctactTAACCCaagggggcccacattatcctcaccgcacatctattaatccaagggctaaaaacttacaagcaccaataacttgatacttttaaaagcataggagctcaattatatatatatatatatatatatatatatatagagttgagctagaatactatcgatagcaaatgagctccgttgccacccatttgttttcgatgatggggcttccaaatcgacgatcggcactgttgaatatgatctataccacttgaagtgtttacaagtcaaatttcatacatttccgatattattctcttatccatcgagtggacatgaaaatgaacggctgaaaatgaatattctttaaaaaatcatGATAggatcttgtaatcaagatcaagagtatagatcttgttttaaatagtttaaagaattttctaacaaaaattcaattgatttgtatacatatttttatgccgttaaacgagaacACACCTCATATCgacaattaaaattataaattttgaaaccctttgatcattaggcaattgatgtcgaaaaaatttgaaatttaatttctaaacacttcaagtggtatagattatgttcaacggtgccgatcgtcgatttggaagctctatcatcgaaaacaaatgggtggcaacggaacccgtttgttatcgatagtattctagctcaactatatatatatatatatatatatatatatatagggtccatctactatcctattaataggattgaggacattgtcctatcaagtcgatttgaatgatcggaacttcaaattgataatcggtaCTGTTGAAATTGATTtgcacaattagaaatgtttagaaatgttgaaattgatctacacaattaggcTGATGTGGTCcctttaggattgagtgggtagttagttgaatagtataatcgaatggatgaaaatgataaacgggataaatctaacggtagaaaacttgatagcactaaatatttcgtgctatcgatagtatcctgcCGGACTCTACACACACGGTTTACCAccattattattaaaattattttgggtCACTAACACTTAGCAGTAGACACCGACCAGCAAGTGGTAAGTTTAGATTGACTTTGTGGTGACCGTACAATCATCATTCCTCGGATTGTATGATTATGACGGTACAGCCAATCATTCATTCCTCTCCTCTAATTAATTTCTtactctatatttttatattttaattttttattcctcGGATTGTCTTACTCATCTAAAAACCATTATATTTTCGCtggttttatcattttttttctttttaatagtAAAGTAGATGAGATATGAGATTTATGTATAACTATGTACAGTAATATTCTTTGGTACGATAAAGAAATGCAATTAAAGATCTCTTAATATAGTATAGTACTAGTCCACTTGACCAGAAAATTTTttgaatgcaacgggtatatattggtgatgtggcgtaaaaatcaatcaaatatctctTTTTAGAGCTATATGTcctatcatgattataaaaaaatatttttattgtagtttgatttgaaaaaaaaaataattaatttgttattaataACGTGGTGCAAATGTGATGGTGTAGAATTTCTGCTCGACCAGATCGAAAAGGTTGTTGCTTGTCTCGAGCCACAAATGCGAATTCCCCACACATCTAATACACTTCATCCAACTTTTTCAATTGCTCAGCTGGCTTTTAGAATGCTTCCAGATACCATGACACCATGGGTCAGACATCTTCTAAGTAAGCAAAGGTCCAAGCAGACCTAGGGGTGGtaggtaggggtgtaaaacgggccgggcggcacgtgggccgcccggcccggcacggctgcGGGCCAGGCCTTAGCacccgggccgggccgggcccggCAGGCACTTCGGGCCCTGCTGGGCCTCACATTTGGAGCCcgacggcccggcacggcacggccccaACTTGGGCCTGGGGTTTGCTCTCCTCGGGTGGAGGGCTTAGCCCTCCTCCCAAGGAGAGCTCCTCCCTTGGGAGGAGtgattttggtccaatggaccaaagcaattttggtccattggaccaaaaacccttctcaacttttttttttcaaaaaaaaaatNNNNNNNNNNNNNNNNNNNNNNNNNNNNNNNNNNNNNNNNNNNNNNNNNNNNNNNNNNNNNNNNNNNNNNNNNNNNNNNNNNNNNNNNNNNNNNNNNNNNNNNNNNNNNNNNNNNNNNNNNNNNNNNNNNNNNNNNNNNNNNNNNNNNNNNNNNNNNNNNNNNNNNNNNNNNNNNNNNNNNNNNNNNNNNNNNNNNNNNNNNNNNNNNNNNNNNNNNNNNNNNNNNNNNNNNNNNNNNNNNNNNNNNNNNNNNNNNNNNNNNNNNNNNNNNNNNNNNNNNNNNNNNNNNNNNNNNNNNNNNNNNNNNNNNNNNNNNNNNNNNNNNNNNNNNNNNNNNNNNNNNNNNNNNNNNNNNNNNNNNNNNNNNNNNNNNNNNNNNNNNNNNNNNNNNNNNNNNNNNNNNNNNNNNNNNNNNNNNNNNNNNNNNNNNGCCCGGAAAATgtgggccggcacggcccacattacacccctagtgGTAGGTCTAACTTTTAAAATGTACTTTGAggttgaaaagtaattttccCCCGAATGTTCGCAATgggtttttttataaaataattctctacaaatttataattagcaAAATgattctgtaaaaattttatttgtaaaataaacCATCCTTTTCCCACGTGGGCGCAATGTCAGTATTcctcacaaagacggtgaatcgttcaccgtctttgtatatttcttatgaagacggtgaatgattcaccgctttctaaAGGCGATAAACCACTTACTGCATTTAGGGCAAATCCCTTGCACTTTTCCTTTCCTatgccctcgagaagacggggaCACAGAAAAGACGGAATTGTTAGGATGAAGTTGGAAAAGAGGTCTTATAAGGGGAAGCGGGTGGGGTTTTGCACTGAaggtggtgaatcattcaccgccttaaCCACAGAATCACAAAGACGTCTTTGTGAGGAAAATCAGATGTGGCGCCCAcatggcgaaaggagggttagttttacaaattttttttggcaGAGTAATTTTgccaagtataaaattttataaggttattttataaaaaagccctttcacaattttatttttcaaatccgATTTTGCTTTTcagaattagaaattttttttaaaagcctAAAATCAAGAGCAGAAAAAAGCTACTTCTTTaaatttgattctgattttgtactcaaatttcaaatttttattttaattttaaattcaatgcttaaatctaaatttaattttaaattttaatattttaaatttcataattattttaaattttaaaatttcaaatttaaaatttgaaatattaaaatatcaaatttaaaattttgtacaattttaaaatttaaaaagcttaattctaattcaattttaaatttagttaatttaaaataaaatataataaaaatattaattaatgctAACTATCCGTTTGAATTGACCGCGAAAGAAATAGCGAATAATGTTTTTGTATACACCGCGATATGACCGTACAAATCAATCATTCTTCGTCCGCATATTAATTCATTCGTTCTTTTACTCTAGCTAATTTCTtactttctatttttatatatttttaatttttctattcctATTGCAACAACAGCAATGCCAGTAGTCGAATCGATCGGAGTAGCAGCGGAGGTATGGGTGGCGTCTCCCCTCGTGGCGAAGCTGCTCAACGAAGGCTTCGACAGCCTAGGCATCGACGCGGAGAAAAGGCTGGAAGAGATGGAGCAAAACATCCTCCCGGTGCTGAAATCGGTGATCGAGAAAGCGGAAGGCAGCCGGCACCATAGGAAGGTGGAGGGCTGGCTGCAGAGGCTGAAAGACGCTTACGACGACGCGGAGGACGCGCTGGACCTCCTCCACTACGACCGCCTCAGACGGCAGGTGGCGACAGCAAGCAGTAGTAGTACTAGGAGGCGAAGTAATCCGGTGCCAAAAGTTGTTCGGGACATGCTGTCGCCTCAAAAGATCAAGCTGAAGCGAAGGCTGAACGAGCTGGAAATGATCGCCAGCGAAGCCGAGAAACTCCGCGCTTTGTTACGCGCATGGCCCGATCAGacagcggcagcagcggcgcCTGACAGCAGGCCGGCCATCTCAGTGCCTCCGCTGAGAGTGTTCGGCCGCGACGAAGATCGTGAAGAAATCATCCAGCTCCTGAAAATGGAGCCTGCAGCAGAGGTGATGGAGAAATTGGAAGACAGCGCGCAATGGAGCGAGGTGGAGAGCGGTCTGCAGAGCACGGAGGACGTGCTGACCTCCTCAACTACCGGCGGCTCGAACGCAAggcggcagaggcggaggcggcggtaGCGAGGAGCAGAAAGAGGCAAATTAATCGGGTATGTTCTCCTTTCAACGTACCAAAACTTGTGAAATGGGTTGTACCAGTCTTGAAAGCTGGTCGCGATATGCTGTCGCCTCGAGAGATCAAGCTGAAGCGCAGGCTGAACAAGCTTGAATACAAAGCCAGCGATGCCGAGAAGCCGGGCGATTTGTTAGGCGCCCAGCCTGATCAGACGGCAGCAGTGCCCGATAGCAGGTAGACCATCTCGCTGCCTCGGCAACAGGTGTTTGGCCGCGACGAAGATCGTCACAAAATCATCCATCGTTTGAAAACAGAACCTCCTGCAGCAGCAATTCGCAGGCCTGGATCATCGTCGGGAGTGCCTATAATTGCCATAGTCGGCCGCCCGGGGGTCGGGAAGACTACTCTCGCGCAGTATGTTTACGAGCAGCTGAGGAGTGAATTAGGTGATGGACAGCATTTTCATCCCATCATGTGGGTCTACGCGTCTCGCAACTTCGACGCAGCCGGAATTATGAAAGACATCGTACAACAAGCTTCTATCGCAGGTGAGCCTCAAGAAGATCTCGGTAACCTCAACTCGCTTGAAGCGCTGCAactgaaaataaacaaaaagctAAATGCGAAGATGTTCCTCCTTGTGATAGATGATGTTTGGTGCCACGGAGAAGACCACGAGAAGAATTGGGATACACTATTCAGATGTTTAAGCAAGTGTTGTTGTTTGCCGGGGAGCAAGATTTTAGTTACGTCTCAAACCGACGATGCGCCGAGAAAGATTGCTGCTGCTATTGGTGCTACCGTAGAACACATTGTCCCGTTGGAAGATATGGAAGAGAATTACTTTTCGGATCTTTTCATTCACTACGCATTGCCCAGCAGGGAAATGCATGCGTGCCTAAGAGACGATCTAGAAAAGAAATGCAAGATAATTGCTGGGAAGTTGAACAAGGACCCTACAGCGGCCGAGATGGTCGGCAAGACGATTGCTATGAAGATTGCCGACCTCCCCCATTCGCAAGGTAATTTGCATACATACTTGAGAAAGATTGCGGACAAGGACTGGTCCGGCGGCAAAACCAAAGCACTGATGTGGAGTTATCGGCATTTGCCTGCACATCTTCAGCGTTGCTTCTCATACTGCAGCCTGTATCCTAAGGGCCACACGTTCGAAGCTTTACAACTGGTCCATCTCTGGATGGCGCAAGGTTTTATCAAGCCGGATGATCAGAATAAGCGGATGGAGGATGCAGGCAATAAGTACCTAAATGAGTTGGTGTCCAGATTCTACATTCAGCGTCATAACAGAGTCAGCTACTCCTCTGGGGCATATAAGTTTGTCAGCTACTACACGTTGCATGAATTGTTGTATGATCTAGCAGAAAAGGTCACTCGCAATTATTGTGTTAGAATAGAAGGTAATCGTCGAACCGAGATCCCGTCAACTATTCGTCATCTGTGCATACCGGCTGACAAACTGAACGAGAATAAGGAGAGGATTTGCAAACTAAGGAAACTCCGCACCCTAATCGTCATGGGAGGAGAAAGCGTCACCTCAAAAGAACAAGTTGCGACCGACATCTCCAACAGCtttaaaaaattcagcttaAAATAATTGCGTGTGCTGGTTTTGGAGT encodes:
- the LOC109716251 gene encoding putative disease resistance protein At3g14460; its protein translation is MLSPREIKLKRRLNKLEYKASDAEKPGDLLGAQPDQTAAVPDSRPGSSSGVPIIAIVGRPGVGKTTLAQYVYEQLRSELGDGQHFHPIMWVYASRNFDAAGIMKDIVQQASIAGEPQEDLGNLNSLEALQLKINKKLNAKMFLLVIDDVWCHGEDHEKNWDTLFRCLSKCCCLPGSKILVTSQTDDAPRKIAAAIGATVEHIVPLEDMEENYFSDLFIHYALPSREMHACLRDDLEKKCKIIAGKLNKDPTAAEMVGKTIAMKIADLPHSQGNLHTYLRKIADKDWSGGKTKALMWSYRHLPAHLQRCFSYCSLYPKGHTFEALQLVHLWMAQGFIKPDDQNKRMEDAGNKYLNELVSRFYIQRHNRVSYSSGAYKFVSYYTLHELLYDLAEKVTRNYCVRIEGNRRTEIPSTIRHLCIPADKLNENKERICKLRKLRTLIVMGGESVTSKEQVATDISNSFKKFSLK